The window TTCCGATGCTGGAGCCGCAGGAAGAATACATGCTTGGCAAGCGTTACGCCGAGCATGGTGACCGCGACGCCGCCCACAGGCTTGTTACCAGCCATCTTCGTCTCGTCGCCAAGATCGCCATGGGTTACCGCGGTTACGGCCTGCCGATCGGCGAAGTCGTGTCCGAAGGCAATGTCGGCCTGATGCAGGCGGTGAAGAAGTTCGACCCAGAACGCGGTTTCCGTCTGGCCACCTACGCCATGTGGTGGATCAAGGCCTCGATCCAGGAATATATCCTGCGCTCCTGGTCGCTGGTGAAGATGGGTACCACCGCCAACCAGAAACGCCTGTTCTTCAACCTGCGCCGGCTGAAAGGCCGTATCCAGGCAATCGACGATGGCGATCTGAAGCCGGAACACGTCAAGGAAATCGCCACCAAGCTGCAGGTGTCGGAAGAAGAAGTCATCTCGATGAACCGCCGCCTGCATGGCGACGCCTCGCTGAATGCGCCGATCAAGGCATCCGAAGGCGAATCCGGCCAGTGGCAGGATTGGCTGGTGGACGACCATGACAGCCAGGAAGCCGTGCTGATCGAGCAGGACGAGCTGGAAACCCGCCGCCGCATGCTGGCGAAAGCCATGGGCGTGCTGAACGACCGTGAACGCCGCATCTTCGAGGCCCGCCGCCTCGCGGAAGACCCGGTAACGCTGGAAGAACTCTCATCCGAGTTCGACATCAGCCGCGAACGCGTGCGCCAGATCGAGGTTCGCGCCTTCGAAAAGGTGCAGGAAGCGGTGCAGAAGGAAGCGTTGGAAGCTGCGCGCGCATTGCGCGTGGTGGATGCGTAAAGCATATCCAGCAAAAGTGCGGAGCGGTTTTGCGTCCGTGCCATGGATCATCCTCGGCCCTCGGCCGGGGATTTTTTGTTGGTAAAAGGCTGACGACTGGAAATGGCCTGCCATCCGAGACCGGCGATTGCGCTGGAGGAAAACCGGCAGGAAAAATATCCATGCTTCGGGGGATGCCGCTTACCCCCCTCTGCCCTGTCGGGCATCTCCCCCACAAGGAGGGAGATCGGCAAGACGCTCTACCTCCGCTTCATCCTCGTCCGTTGAGTTGGTCGAGACCTCGCGGCATATAGATCTCCCCCCTTGTGGGGGAGATGCCCGGCAGGGCAGAGGGGGGTGGGCCACACCCACCGGCACCAACTAACCCACCAATCACCCGACAAACGCAAAGACACCGCCGTAGCCATATAACGAAAAAGGGCGACCCGAGCCGCCCTTTCAATCCTTATTGACCGCCGGCAGCCGGCGTTGCAGCGGCCCATTCGCTGAGCGCCTTGTCGAAGGCGGCGATGCCGTCATTGCCCTTTTGCAGGGTCAGCAGTGCGCGCCGGCCGTTGCGATAGGAAACCGGAATATCGATCCAGTTGCGGCTCTTCAAAAGCTCCAGATTGGTCTTCATCGCATCCGGGAAGTCGTTGAGCGCGATCAT is drawn from Agrobacterium tumefaciens and contains these coding sequences:
- the rpoH gene encoding RNA polymerase sigma factor RpoH, giving the protein MARNSLPTITAGEAGLNRYLDEIRKFPMLEPQEEYMLGKRYAEHGDRDAAHRLVTSHLRLVAKIAMGYRGYGLPIGEVVSEGNVGLMQAVKKFDPERGFRLATYAMWWIKASIQEYILRSWSLVKMGTTANQKRLFFNLRRLKGRIQAIDDGDLKPEHVKEIATKLQVSEEEVISMNRRLHGDASLNAPIKASEGESGQWQDWLVDDHDSQEAVLIEQDELETRRRMLAKAMGVLNDRERRIFEARRLAEDPVTLEELSSEFDISRERVRQIEVRAFEKVQEAVQKEALEAARALRVVDA